Sequence from the Aromatoleum petrolei genome:
GGAGGAGCTTCTCCTGCAGATCGGCGGACACGGGCTTGCCCTTCGCCCAGAGTTTCATCCCGCGCTCATCGTAGATGTCTTCGGCAGCCTCCACCGTTCGCGTTTCGGCGAGTTCTACGATGCGTCCAAGGCAGTGCTGGTTGACCGAATTGAATAGCATGATGTGCTCGTCCTGGCGGAGGTGCCGGCAGCTGGGATGCGACCGGCACGATACCAACGGGATTTTGGGCGCTTGCTGCGGGGGGATCAATAGGTAATTTCGCCCCCCGCGCGGCGTGCCGCCCGATCAGGCGATCAGAGGCTGATCGAGGCTCCGATTGCGGCGATGCCTGCGCGCGCGATCAGGGCGTCGTCGGAGGATTTGACACCGGAGACACCCACTGCGCCGATCACTTCGCCGCCGACGACGATCATCTCGCCGCCTTCGAGCGGGGTGACGGGCAGGCCGAGGCCGGCGAAGCGCCCGTTGTTCACCATGTCTTCGATGGCCTTGCTGGGTTTGCGCATCATCACGCAGGTGCGGGCCTTCTCGGGCGCGACGCAGGCGCTCGACGGGGGCGCGTTGTCCAGGCGCTGAAGCCACAGCAGGTGGCCCCCTTCATCGCAGATCGCGATCGTGACGGCCCAGCCGTTGCGCAGGGCTTCGGTTTCCGCCGCGTTGGCGATCTTGCGTGCATCGTCGAGGGTCAGGACCTGGCGGGTCTTCATCTTGGGGCTCTCCAAAGGGCAAAAAGGGCGCAATTGTGCAGCGTGTGGCCGCTTTGGAGAAGCGTGCATAGGTGACCGAGCCGGGCGAGGGGGCCCGGGATGTCGGGGGGTGTGACGAATGCATGGGGTGCATGCACATTCTTGATGCGGATCACGTACATCTGTAGAAAACCGAAATACGCTGTCAATGCATCCCGTGCGCCGATTCCGAAAGAATACGCAAGGGAGATCCAGTTACCGCCTGAATGTGTGCGGAGCTGTTCGTGGAGAGAAACTTGAAACTGATCTTTGCACCCGCCGTGGGGCTGATGAATCGCTGCAGCTACCCGGTGAAGTTTGGTCTGCTTGGGCTCATCATGCTGGTGGCCTTTGCGAGCCTGATGCTGACGCTGGCACGCCAGCTAAATGCAACGATAGAGCGGACGGAGCGCGAACTCGTCGCTTCCGAGTTGTCGCGGCCGATCTCCAGGGTGGTGGAGCTGATGCAGCAACATCGTGGCTTGTCGTCGGCGATGCTCGGGGGCCTGGAGAGCGCCAAGGCAACGCGCGCCGACAAGGCGGGCGAGGTCGACGGTGCGTTCGAAAAACTGGATGCTGCGCTTCCGCAGTCCGCGCGCGACCGGGAGTGGGGCGACATCCGTTCGCGCTGGAATGTGTTGAAGCAGGACGGGTTGAAGCTGAGCCAGCCGGAGAATTTTCAGACGCATACCGACTTGATCCACGACCTACTGGATTTCCAGATCGCGGTGGCGGACGAGTTCGGATTGACCTTTGATCCGCAGCAGGACAGCTACTACCTCATGTCGACGGCTGTGATCCGCATGCCCTACCTGCTGGAGCGCATGGGCCAGCTTCGTGCGCGGGGGGCGGCCGTCCTCGCACGCGGCACGATAGATGACGCGGGCAAGTTGAAAGTGAGTGTGCTTGCGGGTGATGTGAACGAGGCGCTCGGCGACCTGGACACCAATATTCGCAAGATCGTCGCGCAACGGCCGGATCTCGCGCAGCGGCTGGAATCATCGGTCGCCGAACTGAAGCAGAAGCTCGCCACGGTGAATGGCGTCGTCAGCGAGATCGTCAGCGGAAATCTTCAGAGTACCCTTTCCTCTGCGTATTTCGGGATGGCGACCGAGGCTATCGGCGTGGGCTACCGGCAGATGAACGAGCTCCTGCTGCCGACCCTGGATGACCTGCTGCGCCAGCGCATTGCCGAGGCGCAGCGCGTGCTGAATTTCAACATCGCGGTGCTGGTGGTGGTTGCGATCGCAATCGCCTACCTTTCGATCGGGGTGTATCTGTCCATCATGGGCAGCGTGAAGCGGCTGGCGGAAGGGAGCCACCGGCTGGCGGCCGGCGACCTGACGACGGCGATCCGACTGCAGGCACGCGACGAACTGCACGTGATCGCGGACAGCTTCAATGAAATGGCGACGACGATGTGCCGCCTGATCACGAGCATCCAGGGCAACTCGGGTCAGGTGGCGGAGACGGCCCGCGGCATGGTGGAGTCGGCACGCCAGATCGATACGGCCTCGCAGCGCCAGAGCGAGGCGGCTTCGAGCATGGCGGCGGCGGTGGAGGAGATGACGGTGGGTATCGACCATATCGCCGGCAATGCGACCAACGCGAACGAGATCGCGCGGCGCTCGGGCAAGTTGTCGGGCGAGGGGGGCGAGGTCGTCGAGTCGGTGGTTGCCGACATCGGGGAGATCGCCCGCGCAGTGTCCGGGTCGGCCGATACCATCGCCGAACTGGACCGCAGCTCGGAGCGGATTTCGGCGATCGTGAACGTGATCAAGGAGATCGCCGACCAGACCAACCTGCTGGCGCTGAACGCGGCGATCGAGGCCGCGCGCGCGGGCGAACTGGGGCGTGGCTTCGCGGTGGTGGCGGACGAGGTGCGGAAGTTGGCCGAGCGCACGACGCACTCGACGCAGGAGATCGCACAGATGGTCGGGGCGATTCAGCGCGATGCGCGGGATGCCGTGAATAGCATGCAGGGTGGGGTCGCGCGGGTGAATACGGGCGTTGTACGTGCCCAGGAGGCGGGTGCCGCGATGGCGAGCATCCGCGACGAAGCGGGCCGGGTCGTGGAGACTGTGGCTGAGATCTCCGATGCCTTGCGCGAGCAGAGCGTGGCGTCGACGGAGATTGCGCGCAACGTCGAGACGATTGCGCGCATGGCCGAGGAGAACAGCGCGGTTGCGGTGCAGAGCCACCAGACGGCGGACCGGCTGGAGAGCCTCGCTGAGCGTCTGCTCGCGGATGTGAGCCGCTTCAAGGTGGCGTGAGCGCGTCGGCAGCGCCTATGCGTGGGTGATGGGGGGCGACTGACGCAGCGTCTCGGAGGGTAGCTCGCCGAACATGGCACGGTAGTCCGACGCGAAGTGCGACAGGTGCCAGAAGCCCCAGCGCGCGGCGATGTCGGCGATCTGGTGGCTGGCGGGATCGGCGGACTTCAGTTCACGACGCACGCCGTTGAGGCGCAAGGCCCGCAGGAAGCTGACGGGGTTGAGGTTCAGGATGTCCTGGAAGCTGTACTGCAGCGTGCGCCGGGACACGCGCAGCTCGGTGCACAGGTCGGCGACGGTGATTGGTTCGTCGATGTGTGCACGCATGTACTCGCGTGCGCGGTCGACGATGAGCTGGCGCGTGCGGCAGGGCGTGGCCGGGCGGGGGGTGTCGTCGCGTGGCGTGATGGCGGCGACGATGCTGGCGTAGATTGCCTGCTCAAGCCCCTTGCGCATCTGCGGGTGGCGCAGCAGATCGGGGGTGGCCTCGAGGCTGGCAAGCACGGTGAGCAGGAAGCCGCGCAAGGTGGCGGCCTGGTCCGCGGTCGCGGCGATGACGCGCCGCTTGCCGATTTCGGCTTCAACGTCCCGGTGTTCGACGCGGAAGGCGTAATCGGTGAAGGTTTCGATGTCGGTCGTTACGGCGACGATGTCGTGCAGGCGCGGGGTGCGGTAGTCGAGATCTTCTCCGCCCTTGAGGGTGATGATCGAATCGAGCTCGCACGTCTCGCCGCAGTACCAGCCGGTACCGTCGATCTCCACAGGTACGCCGATCGTGCGAGAGCCCTCCCACGACATGCCAATTTCATGAACGACCTGGTTGGTCCGTTCGCGGAATACCTGCACGTTGTCGAACCAGAATTCGTCGAAGCGCCCGGCGAAGGAGCCGGCGGAAAGCTGGTCGTAGCGCTGTCTCCAGTGTTGCAGGCAGGCTGCGTGGTCGTCTGCGTCGCGCGTGTCGAGATGCACGACGGAATACGCGTCATCGCCGGTTGTGCGCGCAATGTTGTCGCACCCGACGAGGGGGTGAGCATCCATTTTCCGATTATCTCCTGACCGGAAAGGGCCGTTTGTAGTTATCGCTTTGATTGTTTTTCAAAACTAATACAAAAGTCGCACGCCGAACAGTGAAATCTTTCTAATGAACTGTGTCGTGTGCCCCATCCGAAGCTCGCCCGGATGCCTCGCTGCGGATTGCCGATTTCGGATAACGCCCCTGGAGCCCGCTTCCTACAATCGCCTCCATCGGTTGTGCCGCCGCGTGAGGACGCGGTCGGGAACATCCGGAAAAAAAAGCCGAACCGAACGGCACATCACTTCAAGTGAGGAGACGACAACATGACCAAGACGACGAGCTCGCCTCGCCGCGCGCTTATCTGTATCACGCTCGCCGCGGTGCTGGGCAGCGGGGGGGCGCGTGCGGCAGCGACCGAGGCAGAAGCGGCTGCGCTGGGCAAGAACCTGACGCCAGTGGGAGCCGAGGCTGCTGCGAGCAAGGATGGCGCCATTCCGGCATGGGCGGGCGGAATGACGCAGGTGCCCGCCGGCTGGAAGCCGGGGTACCTGGATCCCTTCAAGGACGACAAGCCGCTGTTTTCGATCGATGCGGCCAACGTCGACAAGTACGCGGACAAGCTCTCGGCTGGCCAGCTCGCGCTGATCAAGACGTACAAGGGTTACCGTATGGACGTCTATCCGAGCCGGCGCAGCTGTCCGGTGCCGGATTTCGTGGCTGCACAGACGAAGAAGAACGCGACCGCGGCGAAGCTGGGGGCGGACGGCTGGCAGCTCGAGCAGGTGTTCGGCGCGGGCGTGCCTTTCCCGATCCCGAAGACGGGCGCGGAGGCGATGTGGAACTACAAGCTGCGCTATACGGGCCTGGGGCGCCGCGCGCAGATCTCGGCGCTGATGCCCGAGAAGGACGGCAGCTACGTCGAGAACAAGCAGTGGGCGTACGAGATGTATCCGTTCAACGATCCCAAGGTGAACGGGCCGGCGGATGTGGGCGGGGTGGAGTCGAAGCTGCTGTACGACGTGCTGACGCCGCCGTCGCGCGCGGGCGAGGGCTACCTGATCCACGCCTACATCGACAAGCCGCAGGATGCCTGGATCTATTTCCCGGGCCAGCGCCGCGTGCGCCGCTCGCCGACCTTCGCCTATGACAATCCGATCGCGGGTTTCGACAACCTGTATTTCGTCGATCAGATCAACATGTTCACCGGCGCGCTCGACCGCTACGACTACAAGCTGGTGGGCAAGAAGGAGATGTACGTGTCGTACAACTCCTACAAGCTGATCAACAAGAAACAGAAGTTCAAGGACATGCTCGGGCCCGAGTATGTCAATCGCGATCTGATGCGCTACGAGCCGCACCGCGTGTGGGTCGTCGAGGCGACGGTGAAGGCGGACAAGCGCCATTCCTTCGCGAAGCGGGTGTTCCACTTCGACGAGGACTCGTGGGCGCTGCTGCAGGTGGATATGTACGACGCCAAGGGCAACCTGTGGCGCGTGCAGGAAGGCAGCCTGTGGGCGGCGCCGGACGTCGGGGCGTGCATCGCGTACGAGACGCAGATGTACGACCTGGTCGCGCGCCGTTACGTGGTCGACAACTGGACGGCCGAAGGCGAGGTGCTGGACCTGACCGCCGCCAAGGACGGCCGGATCACCGCAGCCAACTTCACGCAGGACGAGATGCGCCGCCGCGGCGAGCGCTGATCCGCACACCACCAAGGGAGAATCTCCATGAAGAAAAGGACGATTTCGGATCGTCGGGGCACGCTCGCGCCTTCGATCCTGGCTGTGGCGGTTGCGGCGGCATGCTGGTCGCCCGCCAGTTATGCGTTTCGCTTCGGTTCGGAAGAGGGATTGTCGGGCAGCTTCGACAGCACGGTGTCGTATGGCGTGATCAGCCGCCTGCAGTCGGCGGGCTGCAAGACCATCGGCAATGACAGCGGCGGCTGCAACAACACGACAAACAACGAGTTGATGACCAAGCAGGCGGGGAACGGTTACGCCAATGCCGATTTCAACTTCACGAACTTCGATGACGGCAATCTGAACTACAAGAAGGGCGACATCGTGTCGGCAGTGCTGAAGGGCACGCACGACCTGTCGCTGAAGTATCCGGGCGGGTGGAGCGCGCTGGCGCGCTTCAACTGGTTCGTGGATACGAAGTCGGACGACACGCGGCGCACCGACGTCGCGAGCGAGGCCTCGGGCGAGACGACGCTGCTCGATGCGTGGGTGGCGAAGGAATTCACGCTGGGCGATCGTCGCGGCAAGGTGAAACTCGGCAACCAGGTGATCTCCTGGGGCGAGGACATCTTCATCATCGGCGGCGTGAACCAGATCAACGCAATCGACCTGCAGAAGTTCCATGTGCCGGGCACGCAGCTGAAGGAGATCTTCATCCCGGCGCCGATGCTGTCGGCGTCGCTGGGCCTGACGGAGAACCTCGGCGCGGAGGCCTACTACCAGTTCGGGTGGAACGGCTTCAAGTTCGACCCCGTGGGCACCTTCTTCTCTGCGGCCGACGTGCTGGGCAAGGGGCGGCGGGTGGCCTATGTGCCGACCAGCATCATCGAGGACTTCGCCGGCCCCGGCGCCTGCGCGGGGCTGCCGAGCGGGCATTGCGGCGACAATCCGGGCATCTCCGATGCGGACGCGATCGCGGCCGGCATCGCGGTGCCTTACCTGCGGACGGATGCGCCCAAGAACACCGGCCAGTACGGCGTGAACTTCCGCTACAACGCGGAGGAGATCGACACCGAGTTCGCCTTCACGTACCAGCGCTACCACGACAAGCTGCCTTTCCTCGGCTTCACCGGCAACGCCGCAGGCGCGGTGACCGGCT
This genomic interval carries:
- a CDS encoding GlcG/HbpS family heme-binding protein, which produces MKTRQVLTLDDARKIANAAETEALRNGWAVTIAICDEGGHLLWLQRLDNAPPSSACVAPEKARTCVMMRKPSKAIEDMVNNGRFAGLGLPVTPLEGGEMIVVGGEVIGAVGVSGVKSSDDALIARAGIAAIGASISL
- a CDS encoding methyl-accepting chemotaxis protein; protein product: MKLIFAPAVGLMNRCSYPVKFGLLGLIMLVAFASLMLTLARQLNATIERTERELVASELSRPISRVVELMQQHRGLSSAMLGGLESAKATRADKAGEVDGAFEKLDAALPQSARDREWGDIRSRWNVLKQDGLKLSQPENFQTHTDLIHDLLDFQIAVADEFGLTFDPQQDSYYLMSTAVIRMPYLLERMGQLRARGAAVLARGTIDDAGKLKVSVLAGDVNEALGDLDTNIRKIVAQRPDLAQRLESSVAELKQKLATVNGVVSEIVSGNLQSTLSSAYFGMATEAIGVGYRQMNELLLPTLDDLLRQRIAEAQRVLNFNIAVLVVVAIAIAYLSIGVYLSIMGSVKRLAEGSHRLAAGDLTTAIRLQARDELHVIADSFNEMATTMCRLITSIQGNSGQVAETARGMVESARQIDTASQRQSEAASSMAAAVEEMTVGIDHIAGNATNANEIARRSGKLSGEGGEVVESVVADIGEIARAVSGSADTIAELDRSSERISAIVNVIKEIADQTNLLALNAAIEAARAGELGRGFAVVADEVRKLAERTTHSTQEIAQMVGAIQRDARDAVNSMQGGVARVNTGVVRAQEAGAAMASIRDEAGRVVETVAEISDALREQSVASTEIARNVETIARMAEENSAVAVQSHQTADRLESLAERLLADVSRFKVA
- a CDS encoding helix-turn-helix domain-containing protein, with product MDAHPLVGCDNIARTTGDDAYSVVHLDTRDADDHAACLQHWRQRYDQLSAGSFAGRFDEFWFDNVQVFRERTNQVVHEIGMSWEGSRTIGVPVEIDGTGWYCGETCELDSIITLKGGEDLDYRTPRLHDIVAVTTDIETFTDYAFRVEHRDVEAEIGKRRVIAATADQAATLRGFLLTVLASLEATPDLLRHPQMRKGLEQAIYASIVAAITPRDDTPRPATPCRTRQLIVDRAREYMRAHIDEPITVADLCTELRVSRRTLQYSFQDILNLNPVSFLRALRLNGVRRELKSADPASHQIADIAARWGFWHLSHFASDYRAMFGELPSETLRQSPPITHA
- a CDS encoding DUF1329 domain-containing protein is translated as MTKTTSSPRRALICITLAAVLGSGGARAAATEAEAAALGKNLTPVGAEAAASKDGAIPAWAGGMTQVPAGWKPGYLDPFKDDKPLFSIDAANVDKYADKLSAGQLALIKTYKGYRMDVYPSRRSCPVPDFVAAQTKKNATAAKLGADGWQLEQVFGAGVPFPIPKTGAEAMWNYKLRYTGLGRRAQISALMPEKDGSYVENKQWAYEMYPFNDPKVNGPADVGGVESKLLYDVLTPPSRAGEGYLIHAYIDKPQDAWIYFPGQRRVRRSPTFAYDNPIAGFDNLYFVDQINMFTGALDRYDYKLVGKKEMYVSYNSYKLINKKQKFKDMLGPEYVNRDLMRYEPHRVWVVEATVKADKRHSFAKRVFHFDEDSWALLQVDMYDAKGNLWRVQEGSLWAAPDVGACIAYETQMYDLVARRYVVDNWTAEGEVLDLTAAKDGRITAANFTQDEMRRRGER
- a CDS encoding DUF1302 domain-containing protein; this encodes MKKRTISDRRGTLAPSILAVAVAAACWSPASYAFRFGSEEGLSGSFDSTVSYGVISRLQSAGCKTIGNDSGGCNNTTNNELMTKQAGNGYANADFNFTNFDDGNLNYKKGDIVSAVLKGTHDLSLKYPGGWSALARFNWFVDTKSDDTRRTDVASEASGETTLLDAWVAKEFTLGDRRGKVKLGNQVISWGEDIFIIGGVNQINAIDLQKFHVPGTQLKEIFIPAPMLSASLGLTENLGAEAYYQFGWNGFKFDPVGTFFSAADVLGKGRRVAYVPTSIIEDFAGPGACAGLPSGHCGDNPGISDADAIAAGIAVPYLRTDAPKNTGQYGVNFRYNAEEIDTEFAFTYQRYHDKLPFLGFTGNAAGAVTGYFIAYGEDKDLYAISANTKIANVAVGAELSYRPNDSVGIDPTVPFAGKYSIYRDGGSNPGFVEEEKYQFHLTGFYTFSHNDPLGGFAKALGATDGFILAEAAVAHYPGLDNSGVTPYFLPNYELPDKTSWGYVVEGALNYPNVWGTGVTLTPQIDWYHDVHGTTPNGLPFVEGRKALTLSLFANYRDAWKGGIQWVTFYGGGANNLMRDRDFLSASVSYSF